One window of the Tissierella sp. genome contains the following:
- the eno gene encoding phosphopyruvate hydratase: MSIITDIYAREVLDSRGNPTIEVEVWTENDAHGRALVPSGASTGIFEAVELRDGDKGRYLGKGVMKAVENVNNIIAEEIIGMNVFEQSDIDKIMIELDGTPNKGKLGANAILGVSLAVARAAADELNMPLYQYIGGINAKVLPVPMMNILNGGEHADNNVDIQEFMVMPVGAVNFREALRMGAEIFHNLRIVLKSKGLNTAVGDEGGFAPNLSSNEEALKTIVEAIEKAGYKPGEEIMLALDVAASGMYDEDKKVYNLQGEGRTLTVEQMIDYYADLVDKYPIISIEDGLAEDDWDGWKLLTERLGDKIQLVGDDLFVTNTERLEKGIDLNISNSVLVKLNQIGTLTETLDTIEMARINGYTAVVSHRSGETEDTTIADLVVATNAGQIKTGAPSRTDRVAKYNQLLRIEDMLGNSAVYRGKNTFYNLKK; this comes from the coding sequence ATGAGTATAATAACAGATATTTATGCAAGAGAGGTACTTGACTCAAGGGGTAATCCAACAATAGAGGTTGAAGTATGGACTGAAAATGATGCACATGGTAGAGCTTTAGTTCCTTCAGGAGCTTCTACAGGTATATTTGAAGCTGTTGAATTAAGAGATGGAGATAAAGGAAGATATTTAGGTAAAGGTGTTATGAAAGCGGTAGAAAATGTTAATAATATTATTGCAGAAGAAATAATAGGCATGAATGTATTTGAGCAATCCGATATAGATAAAATAATGATTGAATTAGATGGCACACCAAACAAAGGAAAGTTAGGAGCAAATGCTATACTTGGAGTATCATTAGCAGTAGCAAGAGCAGCAGCTGATGAATTAAACATGCCATTATATCAATATATAGGCGGAATAAATGCAAAAGTGCTTCCAGTTCCTATGATGAATATTTTAAATGGTGGGGAGCATGCAGACAATAATGTAGATATCCAAGAATTTATGGTAATGCCTGTTGGAGCAGTTAATTTTAGAGAAGCATTAAGAATGGGAGCAGAAATATTTCATAATCTAAGGATAGTTCTTAAATCAAAAGGATTGAATACAGCTGTAGGTGATGAGGGTGGATTCGCACCAAACTTATCAAGTAATGAAGAAGCATTAAAGACCATAGTTGAAGCTATTGAAAAAGCAGGATATAAACCTGGTGAAGAGATAATGCTAGCATTAGATGTAGCTGCTTCAGGAATGTATGATGAAGATAAAAAGGTTTATAATCTTCAAGGAGAAGGTAGAACCCTTACAGTAGAACAAATGATAGATTATTACGCAGACTTAGTAGATAAATATCCTATAATCTCCATAGAAGATGGCTTAGCAGAAGATGATTGGGATGGATGGAAATTGCTAACTGAAAGACTTGGGGATAAAATCCAGTTAGTAGGTGATGATTTATTTGTAACTAATACAGAAAGACTTGAAAAAGGTATAGATTTAAATATTTCAAACTCAGTATTGGTTAAATTAAATCAAATAGGTACCCTTACAGAAACATTAGATACTATAGAGATGGCAAGAATAAATGGATATACAGCAGTTGTATCTCATAGATCAGGTGAAACAGAAGATACTACAATAGCAGATTTGGTAGTAGCAACAAATGCAGGCCAAATAAAGACAGGAGCACCTTCTAGGACTGATAGAGTTGCAAAATACAATCAATTACTAAGAATAGAAGATATGCTAGGTAATAGCGCAGTATATAGAGGAAAAAATACATTTTATAATTTGAAAAAATAG
- the secG gene encoding preprotein translocase subunit SecG, with product MTTLFSVLILASSLSLIVSVVLQEGNDGGLGTVGGNSSDSLWGKSRGSSRQDMLKRVTVISAVIFLISALILAAK from the coding sequence ATGACAACATTATTTTCAGTATTAATTCTTGCATCAAGTTTATCTTTGATAGTTTCTGTAGTATTACAAGAAGGCAATGATGGTGGCCTAGGAACAGTAGGGGGAAATTCATCAGATTCATTATGGGGCAAATCAAGAGGTTCAAGCCGCCAAGACATGCTTAAAAGAGTAACAGTAATATCAGCTGTTATCTTTTTAATATCAGCTTTAATACTAGCAGCTAAATAA
- a CDS encoding phosphoglycerate kinase has translation MLNKKSLKDLNFSGKKVLVRCDFNVPMDENGKITDDIRITSSLPTINFLTDKGAKVILMSHLGRPKGEPNKKYSLKAVADRLTELLNKEVIFAEDDNVVSDIVKKKIDTMKNGDVALLENTRFRKEEEKNEENFSKELASLGELYVNDAFGTSHRAHASNVGVSTYLPSAVGYLVEKEISIMGKALEAPERPFVAILGGAKVSDKIGVIENLINKVDTIIVGGGMAYTFLKAQGHEIGKSLLEEDKIDLAKSLLQKAKEKNVQLVLPVDTVVAKEFKNDTEYKTVEIEKIPEDMMGLDIGEKSIKLFSDEILKAKTIIWNGPMGVFEMDNFAKGTNSIAKAMSETDGITIVGGGDSASAVEKAGYGQKMTHISTGGGASLELLEGKILLGIEAISER, from the coding sequence ATGCTCAATAAAAAATCATTAAAAGATTTAAATTTTTCAGGGAAAAAGGTTTTAGTAAGATGTGACTTTAATGTACCCATGGATGAAAATGGAAAAATTACAGATGATATAAGGATAACTAGTTCCTTGCCAACTATAAATTTTTTAACTGATAAAGGTGCTAAAGTAATACTTATGTCACATTTAGGTAGACCTAAAGGAGAGCCAAATAAGAAATATTCTTTAAAAGCAGTAGCAGATAGACTAACAGAATTACTTAATAAAGAAGTTATATTTGCAGAGGATGATAATGTTGTATCAGATATAGTAAAAAAGAAAATAGATACCATGAAAAATGGTGATGTTGCCTTACTTGAGAATACAAGATTTAGAAAAGAAGAGGAAAAGAATGAGGAAAACTTCTCAAAAGAATTAGCATCTCTTGGTGAATTATATGTGAATGATGCATTTGGAACTTCTCATAGGGCACATGCATCTAATGTAGGGGTTTCTACCTATTTACCGTCCGCTGTTGGCTATTTAGTTGAGAAAGAGATATCTATCATGGGTAAGGCTCTTGAAGCACCGGAAAGGCCATTTGTGGCTATTTTAGGTGGTGCTAAAGTATCAGATAAAATTGGGGTAATCGAAAACCTTATAAATAAAGTAGATACAATAATAGTTGGTGGAGGCATGGCTTATACCTTTTTAAAGGCACAGGGTCATGAAATAGGTAAATCACTATTGGAAGAAGATAAGATAGACTTGGCAAAGAGTTTATTGCAAAAGGCCAAGGAAAAAAATGTACAATTAGTTTTACCAGTAGATACTGTTGTTGCAAAGGAATTCAAGAATGATACTGAATATAAGACTGTTGAAATAGAAAAGATTCCAGAAGACATGATGGGATTAGATATTGGTGAAAAATCCATAAAACTATTCTCAGATGAAATATTGAAGGCGAAAACTATAATTTGGAATGGACCTATGGGAGTATTTGAAATGGACAACTTTGCAAAAGGAACTAACTCTATTGCAAAAGCAATGTCAGAAACAGATGGAATTACCATAGTAGGTGGTGGAGATTCTGCTTCTGCAGTGGAAAAGGCAGGCTATGGACAAAAGATGACCCATATATCCACAGGAGGAGGAGCTTCCTTAGAATTATTAGAAGGGAAGATTCTACTAGGAATTGAGGCAATATCTGAAAGATAA
- the gpmI gene encoding 2,3-bisphosphoglycerate-independent phosphoglycerate mutase gives MVKTPVMLIILDGFGIGKEYAGNAVKLARTPNIDRLFEENPNTTLEAGGLLVGLPAGQMGNSEVGHLNIGAGRIIYQDFTKISKSIVDGDFFDKKEFLGAIENAKQNNSKLHLIGLLSEGGVHSHNTHLYALLELMKKHEFYDVYVHVILDGRDVSPTSGKEDIKALMDKMEEIGVGKIATISGRYYAMDRDKRWDRTKLAYDAMVLGIGDENSNPLLVVEKSYGEDITDEFIIPTVIKENSLPVATIDTSDSIIFFNFRSDRPRQLTRAFVDENFGGFEREKKVATFFVTMTQYDETIGNVHIAYTNASPINTLGQYISNKGLYQLRIAETEKYAHVTFFFNGGVEPPFINEDRALIPSPKVATYDLKPEMSAIAVKDEVIARLKMDKYDLIVLNFANADMVGHTGVVEATVKAIETVDSCLGEIIELLLEKGGKALITSDHGNAEMLIDENDGSPITSHTNNRVPLILVGEKNVKLNEGILADLAPTILELMGLEKPEEMTGKSLKKG, from the coding sequence ATGGTTAAAACACCAGTCATGCTAATAATACTTGATGGATTTGGTATAGGAAAGGAATATGCTGGGAATGCAGTAAAATTAGCTAGAACACCTAATATAGATAGATTGTTTGAAGAAAATCCAAATACTACTTTAGAAGCAGGTGGCTTATTAGTGGGATTACCAGCAGGACAGATGGGTAATTCTGAGGTAGGTCATTTAAATATTGGGGCAGGGCGAATAATATATCAAGACTTTACCAAAATATCTAAATCTATAGTAGATGGAGATTTCTTTGATAAAAAGGAATTTTTAGGTGCGATAGAAAATGCAAAGCAAAATAACTCAAAATTACATTTAATAGGTTTGTTATCAGAAGGAGGAGTCCATAGTCATAATACACATTTATACGCATTATTAGAATTGATGAAAAAACATGAATTTTATGATGTTTATGTACATGTAATACTAGATGGTAGAGATGTATCACCTACTTCTGGAAAAGAAGATATAAAAGCTCTAATGGATAAGATGGAAGAAATAGGAGTAGGTAAGATTGCCACAATATCTGGAAGATATTATGCAATGGATAGAGATAAAAGATGGGATAGAACAAAATTAGCTTATGATGCCATGGTACTTGGGATTGGCGATGAAAACAGTAACCCTTTGCTAGTTGTGGAAAAATCCTATGGTGAAGACATTACCGATGAGTTCATTATTCCTACTGTTATAAAAGAAAACAGTTTACCAGTAGCCACTATAGACACTTCTGATTCTATTATATTTTTTAATTTCAGATCAGATAGACCAAGGCAACTAACTAGAGCCTTTGTAGATGAGAATTTTGGTGGATTTGAAAGAGAAAAAAAGGTTGCAACATTTTTTGTTACTATGACACAATATGATGAAACTATAGGAAATGTTCATATAGCCTATACAAATGCTTCGCCTATTAATACATTAGGACAGTATATAAGTAATAAAGGTCTATATCAACTTAGAATTGCGGAAACTGAAAAATATGCCCATGTAACTTTCTTCTTCAATGGAGGTGTGGAGCCACCTTTTATCAATGAGGATAGAGCCCTTATCCCTTCTCCAAAAGTAGCAACTTATGATCTAAAGCCAGAGATGAGTGCTATAGCTGTAAAAGATGAGGTAATAGCTAGGTTGAAAATGGATAAATATGATTTAATTGTTTTGAATTTTGCAAATGCAGATATGGTTGGCCATACAGGAGTAGTAGAAGCAACAGTAAAAGCCATAGAGACAGTGGATAGTTGCTTAGGAGAAATAATAGAACTTTTATTAGAAAAAGGTGGAAAGGCTTTAATTACATCTGATCATGGGAATGCAGAAATGCTCATAGATGAAAATGATGGCAGTCCTATAACTTCACATACAAACAATAGAGTACCATTAATATTAGTTGGAGAGAAGAATGTTAAATTAAATGAAGGCATATTAGCAGACTTAGCTCCCACAATATTAGAATTAATGGGGCTGGAAAAACCAGAAGAAATGACAGGGAAATCATTAAAGAAAGGATGA
- the tpiA gene encoding triose-phosphate isomerase, which translates to MRTPIIAGNWKMNNTIKEGLQLIEEIKSQKLIEEVEAVICLPFTMLQAGKKAIENTNIKLGAQNMHWENNGAFTGEVSPLMLKELGVEYVILGHSERRQYFNETDDNVNKKIKSALIHGIKPIVCVGETLEQREEEIEKDVVKSQILNAFEGIEGKDLDNIVIAYEPIWAIGTGKTASSDDANYMLGFIRETIGSKYGDKKDIIRIQYGGSVKPSNIKELMNKNEIDGALVGGASLKAEDFVSLINY; encoded by the coding sequence ATGCGAACTCCTATAATCGCAGGAAATTGGAAAATGAATAATACTATAAAAGAAGGACTTCAATTAATTGAAGAGATAAAATCTCAAAAATTAATTGAAGAAGTTGAAGCAGTAATATGTTTACCCTTTACTATGCTTCAAGCTGGTAAAAAAGCCATAGAAAATACTAATATAAAATTAGGTGCACAAAATATGCATTGGGAAAATAATGGGGCTTTCACAGGAGAGGTATCTCCATTGATGTTAAAGGAACTAGGTGTTGAATATGTAATACTTGGTCACTCGGAAAGACGACAATACTTCAATGAAACCGATGACAATGTAAATAAGAAAATTAAATCTGCACTAATCCATGGTATTAAGCCAATAGTTTGCGTAGGTGAAACCCTAGAGCAAAGGGAAGAGGAAATTGAAAAAGATGTGGTAAAATCTCAAATCTTAAATGCCTTTGAGGGAATAGAAGGAAAAGATTTAGATAATATAGTAATTGCCTATGAACCAATTTGGGCAATTGGAACAGGTAAAACTGCTTCATCAGATGATGCCAATTATATGCTAGGTTTCATACGGGAGACCATTGGTAGCAAATATGGTGACAAGAAAGATATAATTAGGATACAATATGGAGGATCTGTAAAACCAAGCAATATAAAAGAATTGATGAATAAAAATGAAATAGATGGTGCTTTAGTTGGCGGGGCTAGTCTAAAGGCTGAAGACTTCGTTAGTTTAATAAATTATTAA
- a CDS encoding sugar-binding domain-containing protein produces MDTLELLKIISPEMIEIIEKRYQILRSVSYNQPIGRRTLANELNFKERAVRDEVDMLKSLGLLSVDIMGMYITEDGKKILSDIDSIYYRLKGIPKLEEQLKDVLGIKKAIIAPGNLNDNRMVLKEMGKITSRMLKSIIQPKDIIGITGGSTMAAVAKEVTFDNKPRDIMVIPARGGLGSEVETQSNSIAAKLAEKLGGSYRLLYVPDSIDEETLQLMLKNKDIKETMEKMDNMNILVFGIGRADVMAKRRNMQDEKIGELIHCGAVAESLGHYFDINGEEVLEYKTIGLPLEKFKLLDNIIGVAGGEDKAEAILAVSSLNKNMTLITDESSARKILEIV; encoded by the coding sequence TTGGATACATTAGAATTACTGAAAATAATATCCCCAGAAATGATAGAAATAATCGAGAAAAGATACCAAATTCTTAGATCTGTTTCTTATAATCAACCAATTGGAAGAAGAACTTTAGCAAATGAATTAAACTTTAAGGAACGAGCAGTTAGGGATGAAGTGGATATGCTTAAATCCCTAGGATTATTAAGTGTTGATATAATGGGTATGTATATAACTGAAGATGGAAAAAAGATTTTATCAGATATTGATTCAATTTATTATAGACTAAAAGGCATACCAAAGCTTGAAGAGCAATTAAAAGATGTATTAGGGATTAAAAAAGCTATAATAGCCCCTGGGAACTTAAATGATAATCGGATGGTTCTCAAAGAAATGGGTAAAATTACTTCAAGGATGCTTAAAAGTATCATTCAGCCTAAAGATATTATTGGCATTACTGGTGGTAGTACAATGGCAGCTGTGGCAAAGGAAGTTACATTTGATAATAAACCTAGAGATATAATGGTTATACCAGCGAGAGGAGGTTTAGGATCTGAAGTAGAGACTCAGTCCAACTCAATAGCTGCAAAACTAGCCGAAAAGCTAGGTGGATCATATAGATTATTATATGTCCCTGATAGTATTGATGAAGAAACATTACAGCTAATGCTAAAAAACAAAGATATTAAGGAAACTATGGAAAAGATGGATAATATGAATATTCTAGTTTTTGGCATAGGTAGAGCTGATGTAATGGCCAAAAGAAGAAATATGCAAGATGAAAAAATAGGAGAATTAATTCATTGTGGAGCTGTAGCTGAATCATTAGGTCATTATTTTGATATAAATGGAGAAGAAGTCTTAGAATACAAGACAATTGGCTTACCCCTTGAAAAGTTTAAGCTATTGGATAATATTATTGGAGTAGCAGGTGGTGAGGATAAAGCAGAGGCAATACTGGCTGTATCTTCTTTAAATAAAAATATGACATTAATAACAGATGAATCATCTGCAAGAAAGATATTGGAAATCGTATAA
- the gap gene encoding type I glyceraldehyde-3-phosphate dehydrogenase, whose product MSMKVGLSGFGRIGRDVLRSYAENGVDEFEIVAVNASGSLEDLAHLFKYDTMYGKFDGTIEVAEDGFIINGKKIKVVAHRDPVEIPWKELGVELVIDSTGAFRDREGLSKHITAGAKKVIITAPAKDEDITIVLGVNEDKYEPAKHHIISNASCTTNCLAPVAKVILENFGINKGLMTTIHAYTNDQQILDKRHKDLRRARTAAQNIIPTTTGAAKAVALVLPELKGKLNGFSVRVPVPTVSMVDVVFEVGKGTTAEEVNRVLKEASEGELKGILGYSDEPLVSSDYIADPRSSIVDSLSTMVIDNMVKVVSWYDNEWGYSERVVDLAKLVANK is encoded by the coding sequence ATGTCAATGAAAGTTGGATTAAGTGGATTTGGTAGAATTGGTAGAGATGTATTAAGATCTTATGCAGAAAATGGTGTAGACGAATTTGAGATAGTTGCAGTTAATGCATCTGGTAGTCTTGAAGATTTAGCACATTTATTTAAGTATGATACAATGTATGGAAAATTTGATGGTACTATAGAGGTAGCAGAAGATGGATTTATAATCAATGGTAAAAAAATCAAAGTAGTAGCTCATAGAGATCCAGTTGAAATTCCATGGAAAGAGCTTGGAGTAGAATTAGTTATAGACTCTACAGGTGCATTTAGAGACAGAGAAGGTCTATCTAAACATATAACTGCAGGTGCAAAGAAAGTAATAATTACTGCACCAGCTAAGGATGAAGATATTACAATTGTATTAGGAGTAAATGAAGATAAATATGAACCAGCAAAACATCATATTATTTCCAATGCTTCATGTACAACAAACTGTTTAGCACCAGTGGCTAAAGTTATATTAGAGAACTTTGGAATTAACAAAGGATTGATGACTACAATTCATGCATATACAAATGATCAACAAATACTAGATAAAAGACATAAAGATCTTAGACGCGCAAGAACTGCAGCACAAAATATAATCCCAACTACAACAGGAGCTGCAAAAGCTGTAGCATTAGTATTGCCAGAACTAAAAGGTAAATTGAATGGTTTCTCAGTTAGAGTTCCAGTACCTACAGTTTCAATGGTAGATGTAGTATTTGAAGTTGGAAAGGGAACTACAGCAGAAGAAGTTAATAGAGTATTAAAAGAAGCTAGTGAAGGAGAACTAAAAGGAATATTAGGTTATTCAGATGAACCACTAGTATCTTCAGATTATATAGCAGACCCTCGTTCCTCAATCGTAGACAGTCTATCAACTATGGTTATAGACAATATGGTTAAGGTAGTATCATGGTATGATAATGAGTGGGGATACTCAGAAAGAGTAGTTGACCTAGCAAAATTAGTAGCAAATAAATAG
- a CDS encoding alpha/beta hydrolase — MEIVIDNLKLNYIIEGTGNDIIVLHGWGANIDTVMPIVNILKDKFRVHALDLPGFGKSEEPDKPIDSFKYAEIVKNYIDKMGIMKVTLIGHSFGGKLSIILGSKYPELVDKIVLVNSAGLKPKRGPKYYVKVYSFKTLRFIYKRLFFWLNNQEKMEKFYSKFGSTDYKDASGVMRKILVIAVNENLLPLLEKIKAPTLLIWGDKDTATPLYFGKTMEKHIPDSGLVVFEGAGHFSYLDDYQRFTVIIKSFLEYDKGSE; from the coding sequence ATGGAGATTGTAATTGATAATTTAAAGTTAAATTACATAATAGAAGGTACAGGAAATGACATAATTGTATTGCATGGTTGGGGTGCCAATATAGATACTGTTATGCCCATAGTAAATATACTAAAAGATAAGTTCAGAGTACATGCTCTAGACCTACCTGGATTTGGTAAGAGTGAGGAACCAGATAAGCCTATAGACTCTTTTAAGTATGCAGAAATAGTAAAAAATTATATAGATAAGATGGGGATAATGAAAGTTACTTTAATAGGTCATTCCTTTGGAGGGAAACTATCTATTATTTTAGGTAGTAAGTACCCAGAGTTAGTGGATAAAATTGTGCTTGTAAATAGTGCAGGATTAAAACCTAAGAGAGGTCCTAAATATTATGTAAAAGTTTACAGCTTTAAGACATTAAGATTTATATATAAAAGGCTTTTTTTCTGGTTAAATAACCAAGAGAAAATGGAGAAATTCTACAGTAAGTTTGGATCAACAGATTATAAAGATGCTTCAGGTGTTATGAGAAAGATATTGGTTATTGCAGTAAATGAAAATTTGCTACCATTACTAGAGAAAATAAAAGCTCCTACATTACTTATATGGGGAGATAAAGATACAGCTACACCATTGTATTTTGGAAAGACAATGGAAAAGCATATACCAGACTCAGGTCTAGTAGTATTTGAAGGAGCAGGTCATTTTTCATATTTAGATGATTATCAAAGATTTACAGTAATAATTAAAAGCTTTTTGGAGTATGATAAAGGCAGTGAATAG
- a CDS encoding sodium-translocating pyrophosphatase: MNMALIAAPVVGILALLFAFYKAKGVEKVKPGNARMQEIAKYIHDGSMAFLSRQYKSLAIFVVVLFIILTFAPGLGIKTALCFLLGALFSIAAGYFGMQVATKANVRTANAAMESGMTKALNVAFSGGAVMGMTVVGLGLLGVGVLYIIFEDANIITGFGLGASSIALFARVGGGIYTKAADVGADLVGKVEAGIPEDDPRNPAVIADNVGDNVGDVAGMGADLFESYVGAIISAITLGIVAYGEKGVYYALALSAVGIIASIIGVYFVRGDKDPQKALNSGTLVSSLITVVAGFFLSNYILESYKPFIAILSGLAVGLIIARITEYYTSGDYGPVKKIAKESETGASTNIIGGLSVGMMSTAGPIIVIAIGILVAYYVSGGSTNAAQGLYGIALAAVGMLSTAGMTIAVDAYGPIADNAGGIAEMCELPENVREITDKLDSVGNTTAAVGKGFAIGSAALTALALFASYTQAVGLTSIDLTKPTVIAGMFIGGMLPFLFSAMTMDAVGKAAFAMIEEVRRQFREMPGIMEGTTTPDYANCVDISTKAALREMIIPGLLAVVVPVAIGLLLGAEALGGLLGGSLVTGVLMAIFMSNAGGAWDNAKKYIEAGAHGGKGSEAHKAAVTGDTVGDPFKDTSGPSLNILIKLMTIVALVFAGLFGNGLLF, encoded by the coding sequence ATGAATATGGCATTAATTGCAGCGCCAGTAGTTGGTATATTGGCGTTATTATTTGCTTTTTATAAAGCAAAAGGTGTTGAGAAGGTTAAACCAGGAAATGCTAGAATGCAGGAAATAGCAAAATACATTCATGACGGTTCTATGGCTTTCCTTAGTAGACAATACAAATCATTAGCAATTTTCGTTGTAGTACTTTTTATTATTTTAACATTTGCACCAGGCCTTGGAATTAAAACTGCACTTTGTTTCTTACTTGGAGCGTTATTTTCAATTGCAGCAGGATATTTTGGTATGCAAGTGGCTACAAAAGCAAATGTAAGAACTGCAAATGCAGCGATGGAATCTGGTATGACAAAGGCATTAAATGTAGCATTCTCAGGTGGGGCGGTAATGGGAATGACTGTAGTAGGTTTAGGGCTTTTAGGAGTAGGAGTACTTTACATAATATTTGAGGATGCAAATATTATAACAGGCTTTGGATTAGGTGCTTCATCTATAGCATTATTTGCTAGAGTAGGTGGAGGGATCTATACTAAAGCAGCAGATGTAGGAGCAGACTTAGTAGGTAAAGTAGAAGCTGGAATTCCAGAAGACGATCCAAGAAACCCTGCTGTTATTGCAGATAACGTAGGAGATAATGTTGGAGATGTAGCAGGAATGGGAGCTGACTTATTTGAATCCTATGTTGGAGCAATTATTTCAGCTATTACTTTAGGTATTGTAGCTTATGGAGAAAAAGGAGTTTATTACGCTCTTGCACTTTCAGCTGTAGGTATTATTGCTTCAATAATTGGTGTTTACTTTGTTAGAGGTGACAAAGACCCTCAAAAAGCATTAAATAGTGGAACATTAGTAAGTTCATTGATTACTGTAGTAGCTGGTTTCTTTTTAAGTAATTATATATTAGAATCATATAAGCCATTTATAGCAATACTGTCTGGATTAGCAGTAGGACTTATTATAGCTAGAATAACAGAATATTACACATCTGGAGATTATGGTCCAGTTAAAAAGATAGCTAAAGAATCAGAAACAGGAGCCTCAACAAATATCATTGGTGGACTTTCAGTAGGTATGATGTCGACTGCTGGACCTATTATTGTAATAGCTATTGGTATCTTAGTAGCTTATTATGTATCAGGTGGATCAACTAATGCAGCTCAAGGGTTATATGGTATAGCTTTAGCAGCAGTAGGTATGTTATCAACAGCAGGTATGACTATAGCAGTAGATGCTTATGGTCCAATTGCTGATAATGCTGGTGGAATTGCAGAAATGTGTGAGTTACCAGAAAATGTTAGAGAAATTACAGACAAACTTGACTCAGTAGGAAATACTACAGCAGCAGTAGGTAAAGGATTTGCAATAGGATCAGCAGCTCTTACAGCTCTTGCACTATTTGCTTCTTATACTCAAGCTGTGGGATTAACTAGTATAGATTTAACAAAACCAACTGTTATTGCAGGTATGTTTATAGGTGGTATGTTACCATTCCTATTCTCAGCAATGACTATGGATGCAGTAGGTAAAGCAGCTTTTGCCATGATTGAAGAAGTTAGAAGACAATTTAGGGAAATGCCAGGTATCATGGAAGGAACAACAACTCCTGATTATGCTAATTGTGTAGATATAAGTACAAAAGCAGCTCTTAGGGAAATGATAATTCCTGGATTATTAGCAGTAGTTGTTCCAGTAGCAATAGGTTTATTATTAGGTGCAGAAGCATTAGGTGGACTTTTAGGAGGTTCATTGGTTACAGGTGTATTGATGGCTATATTCATGTCAAATGCTGGTGGAGCATGGGATAATGCTAAGAAATATATTGAAGCAGGAGCTCACGGTGGTAAAGGTAGCGAGGCTCACAAAGCTGCAGTTACTGGAGATACTGTAGGAGATCCATTCAAAGATACTTCTGGACCATCACTAAATATCTTAATAAAACTTATGACAATAGTAGCATTAGTATTTGCTGGATTATTTGGTAACGGTTTGTTATTCTAA